From the genome of Bactrocera oleae isolate idBacOlea1 chromosome 2, idBacOlea1, whole genome shotgun sequence, one region includes:
- the LOC106624517 gene encoding larval cuticle protein A2B translates to MAYKFVAILAFAALASAGVLPVHEVYQHAPVTSAVVKAPVAYAAPAPAYAQSVLAKHDDEYDPHPQYKYGYDVQDALSGDSKSQTEERDGDVVRGEYSLVDADGFKRVVQYTADPVNGFNAVVNRVPLEHVKTVVKAAPVAYAAPAHGLVKQFAAPIAYHH, encoded by the exons ATGGCATACAAG TTCGTAGCAATTCTCGCTTTTGCCGCGTTGGCCAGCGCTGGCGTTCTGCCCGTGCATGAAGTGTACCAACACGCACCAGTTACCAGCGCTGTGGTGAAGGCGCCAGTGGCTTATGCTGCTCCAGCTCCAGCTTATGCTCAATCGGTTCTTGCCAAGCACGATGACGAATATGACCCACATCCACAATATAAATACGGTTATGATGTGCAGGACGCACTCTCTGGCGACTCCAAGAGTCAAACGGAGGAACGCGATGGTGATGTCGTCCGCGGCGAATACTCCTTGGTCGATGCTGATGGTTTCAAGCGCGTAGTACAATACACCGCCGATCCCGTTAACGGTTTCAACGCTGTTGTCAACCGCGTGCCTTTGGAACATGTAAAAACTGTGGTGAAAGCTGCGCCTGTAGCCTATGCCGCACCAGCTCACGGTCTCGTTAAGCAGTTCGCCGCCCCAATTGCGTATCATCACTAG